Genomic window (Thermotoga sp. SG1):
CTGTTTTGCTCTTTCTATGAAGGCTTCTTTGTCGATTTCAGATGCCGGTATCACCGTCATTCCCTTTTCGATACATTTCTGTTTGAAGTCTTCTTCGAGCTCTTTCATGATCTTGAGAGAGACTTCTATACCTGCTTTGTCCATTTCTTCCTCAACTATCTTCTGATACTCAGGTGGCAAACTGTTGAACCAGTCTGCGCTGACGATCTCGAAGTTGATGAGGAGGAAGTGTCCTGTCTCAGACATGTACTTCAAAACTTCGTACAGACCACCGTTGTAGACGTTCGCGTAGGTGAGTTCCACCCCATCGACTGTTTTCGTTTGGACTGCCGTGTAGATTTCTCCAAAGTTGATGGCAACCGGCACTGCTCCTAGGGCCCTTATGGACTCCTGCCACGCTGGAGCACCCGGTGTTCTGATTCTGAGTCCCTGGAGATCTTCAGGGTTTCTGATGGGTTTGTTCGTTACGAAGTGTCTGTAACCCTGCACCCAGTAGAAGGAGAGAACTTTTATGTTGAATCTCTGCTCAAGCTCTTTCAACCACTTCTGCATCGTTGGAGACTGTTTGATCTTCTTCAGTATCTCGATGGCTTCTTCAGGTGTTTTTGCCCCCATGAAATCGATGAAGTAGGCAAGGTTCATGACACCGATGTCTTTCACATACATTCCAAGCCTTGCGGAGTCGGTGTTCCATCCCACAGGTGCTCCCATTCTGATCTGCTCGATGATGTCTTCTTCCACACCAAGCTGAGAACTCGGAAAGACTTCAATTCTGACATCACCGTTTGTTTTCTCTTCAACGGCTTTTGCCCACTTCAGAAACGCCTGATGATAGGGTTCACCTGGAGCAAGAACGTGACCGAATCTCAGAGTCCACCTGGCACCGAACACAGCAGACACGAGAAATACACCCAGAATCACCGCTAGAAGAATCTTCCTGCTCACCATCCCACACCTCCTCACATAAAAATATTTTTTTCTTATGAGGATGCACATCATATTTTGCAAAAAAATTTTATGTCACTCAAGGATGCGAAGTCAATGGTTAACATCTCTGTTACATAGTGTGATGATAGGATATCGATGGGGAGGGATCAGTATGCAGATCTTTGCTTTTCTTGGTGACAAATACCACGATCACGATCTTTTTTTGGAAACGTTGAAAAGTGTCTTGAATGAAAACATTTATGACCTTTCACCAGACGGATTCTCTGAAATCAAGAAACTTCCAGATCTTCTTGTCATAGGAAGATGGAATCTTGTAGACGATGAGAAGACTTGGTTGGGCGAAGAAGAAGTGGGACTTCTTGAAGAATACATCAAAGCAGGCGGGAAACTCTTTGTCTGGCACTCTGGACTTGCTCGTTTTCCTGAAAGTTACAACAGACTCGTCGGCGGAAGGTTCATTCACCATCCTCCACAGAAAAGAGTGAAATACTACGGTGAGGGGATTGAATTCGAGTTGATAGACGAGCACTACTTTGTGGATTTGTACTCGGATGTGAAGATATTCCTCTGGAGTGAATCAAAAAACGGTGTTTCCATCGCTGGTTGGACAAGAAGATTCCACGAAGGAAAAATTCTGGCCCTCACACCCGCCCACGGTGAGGGCCTGAGGGATGAAACTTTCAGAAACTTTTTGAGAAATACTCTTTCTTCTTTCATAGTTCAAACTTCCTGGTAGCTTTCCACTGGATAGTCGATCTCTTCAAGTTTTTTCAGAACATTGTTCAGATCTTCTGTTTCAACAACAACTTTCTTTTCTTCCACGCTCACCTCGTAATTTTTAACTCCAAGTTCGTCCAGTGCCTTTGAAATCCTCATTTTGCAGTGGTTACAGGAAATATCTGGTACGTAGAGAACGTACTTCATTACAACACCTCCTCAAAACTGAGATTCTATTTCTTTTATTATCCTTTCTTCCTCGTTGATCTCCTCCACGACTCTGTTGAGATCTTCCAGAACCTCTTCAACATCCAGCCCTTTCTTTTCACAGGCGTCCTTTAAACTTTCCATCTTCGCACAGCAGGTGTCAAAACCGTATTTTCTAAGTACCCTTTCCAGTCTTTCATGGGCTTCCATGATTTCCTTGAGAGTGGTATCCTCTCTTATCTTCTCAATCACTTTCCTCACCTCCTTTTCTGGCAGTTATCAAACGTACCACATCGCCCAGAAGGTGTTTTTCTTCCTCGATCATAAACCCTGCTTTTTTTATGTTATCAACTGTCTTTCTGAGCATGCTCGTTCCCAAAAGCGACTTTGTGAAGATGTGCATCACAAACAGCATCGCGTTAACGTACCATTTTCTACTTCTCATGTGTTCGAGAAAAACGGCTCTTCCAGAGGGTTTGAGGACTCTGTGGACCTCCTTCAAACCCTTCATGGGATCCGGCACTGTACAGAAGACGAACGTGGAAACAACGCAGTCGAACTCTCCGTCTGAAAAAGGAAGATTCTGAACGTCCGCTCTCAACAACTTCACCTTTTTTTCTGGAAACTTTTTCAATCTCTCCTGACACACCCTGAGCATTCCTTCACTGACATCTACACCCACAACGTCCACATCGTCCGGATAGTACGGAACGTTCTTTCCAGTGCCAATACCGACTTCCAATATTCTCTTCCCTTCCACTCTTTTGAAGAGTTCTTCACGAAACCGTGAGAAAAACTTTTTCTCGATAAAACCTTCGAACCTATCGTACAGTGCTGCGAATCTGTCGTATTTCTTTTCGACACTCACTCTCTCACCCTCATGGAATTGAGGGTCACGGTGATGGAACTGAACGCCATGGCGAGTTCTGCGATCACCGGATGAAGCAGTCCCATCATCGCCATTGGAATGGCTATCACGTTGTAGAAGAAGGCCCAGAACAGGTTCTGTTTTATGATTCTGAAGGTTTTTCTTGATACTTCGATGGCATCGACGACTTTCGATATACCACCTTTTGTTATGATGATGTCTGCACTGTCGATAGCGAGGTCAGTCCCTGAACCTATCGCTATTCCAACATCTGCCCCTTTCAAAGCGGCGGCGTCGTTCATACCATCTCCCACCATTGCGACTTTCTTTTCCTGAGCCTGATAGGACCTCACAAGGTCCAGTTTTTCGGAAGGCTTCACTCCTGCGTGGAACCTCTCTATACCAAGGCGTCTTGCAACCGCTCTTGCAGTCTTTTCGTTGTCTCCCGTTATCATGACAGGTTCTATTCCCATCCCCTTGAGCCTTCTCACAGCCTCGGGACTGTCTTCTCGGATCGGATCTTCTATTGCGAGGAATCCCACAACTTCACCGTTTCTCCTCACCTCAACCACGGTCTTTCCCTCTTCTAGAAGAGACTCGTACCTTGAGTAATCCAGAGGCTTTCCAACAAAATACTCTTCTCCCTTGTAAAGTGCCCTTACCCCTTCTCCTGGGATCTCTTCCACGTTTTCTATCTCAATCACATCCTGAGAGAGTTCAGAAATTGCTTTTGCAAGAGGATGGTTCGAATTTCTCTCCACGCTCGCCACGATTCTCACCAGTTCGTCGGAGAGGTTATGATTCACCACTTTCGGACTACCTTCGGTGAGTGTTCCTGTTTTGTCTGTGAGCACCACTCCTATATCCTTCGATGTCTGAATCGCCTCGGCGTTTCTTATGAGGAGACCCTTTTTGGCTGCAAGTCCCGTTCCAGTTACAAGGGCCATAGGAGTTGCAAGACCAAGAGCACATGGACACGCTATGACGATCGTTGCAACGAAGACGAAGATGGAAAAGGTCAACGGGTCACTGGTTTGTATGATCCAGGGGAAGATTTCTCTTGCCTTTTCTACAAAGGGAAGGAACCGTTCGTAATTGAAGTACCACACCAGGGCACTGGCTATCGCAAGGGCGATGATCGTGGGGACAAACCACATGGTGATTCTATCGGCGAGAGCCTGAATCGGTACCTTCGAACCCTGCGCTTCCTGAATCAATTTGATCATTTGAGACAAAAAGGTGTCTTCTCCTACTTTTGTGACTTTTATTTTGATAGGACTCGATACATTCAAAGAACCACCGATCACTTCATCGTTTTCTCTCTTCAAAACTGGTATGGATTCTCCCGTTACTACGGATTCATCGATTGAAGATTGGCCTTCCACGATCACTCCATCCACGGGTATTCTTTCGCCGGGTTTTACCAGTACGATGAACCCTTCTTTCACTGCCTCTATCGGCATCATCACTTCTCCTTCATCGGTGATGACACGGGCTTCTTTTGCTTGAAGTTTCAGAAGGGCTTTGATTTCTTTGCTGGCCCTGTCACGCAGATAAGATTCTATGAAACGTCCTGTGATGTGGAAGGCCACGATCATGGCACCAATGGCACCAAAAGACATCACAGGAAGTCCAGCACTGTCAAGAACAGCCGTTACCCAGGAAGTCACCGCACCGAAGAAGATGAGTGTATCCATGTTTGTGTGTTTATGTGTGAGGGCTATCCACGCACCTCTGATCATCCCTCTACCCACATAGAACGTAACGAACGCACCTGCGAAGACCTCTATCCAGGTGAAATATGGCACCTCAGAAACAAACATGTGGTAAATCATGAGGAGGGCAAGAGGAGCCGTAACGAGCCAGGCGAGAATCAGGTTTCTTTTCGATTCTTCGTAACGCTTTCTTTCCACGTCCTCTGGTGATTCTGTACTGACTCCATAACCTACCTCTTCCACCGCTTTCCTGATTTCCTCGAAAGATATCTCTCTTTCTGCCACGATGAAACCCGTGGAGGTTGCCAGATTCACCGCTGCGAACTTCACCCCGTCGAGTTTTCTCAGAGCTTTTTCAACGGTTCTTGCACATGTGGCACACGTCATTCCCGTTACGGTGAAGGTCTTCTTTATCTCTTCATTCTTCACAGCACGATCTTCCATTGTCCTCTGATCGGCCATCCTGCCACACCTCCCTCGCCCAGGTTTCTGCAATGCATGCTCCCATGGTGATAGCAACTTCGAGGATCTCTTTTATTTCATCCTTTGTGGCTCCCATTTCGATCGCTTTCTGATAATATCCCTGAGCACAAGGTTTGCACTTTTCCACAACCGCTATGGCCAGGGCTGTTAACACCTTGTACTTTGCAGGGATAGAACCATCAGCGAAAGCCTTATTTCTCATTCTTACAACGGCACCGCTCACTTCAGGGAATTCCTTTCTCCAGCGTTCAAATTCACTCATCCTGGATTCTCCTTTTCATCCTTTCGTACTCCTCTTCGGTGATCTCACCGCGGGCAAACCTTTCCTTCAGTATCTCAAGAGCCCTTCTGCTACTGGTTCTTCCTTCCGTTTTCTCATGTCTTTCTCCTCCAAGCCACCTGAAGAGAAAGGCGAAGAGAACCACCAGAATAACTGCCCAGAAAATCATCATGATAACTCCTCCTCCCCAGTTCCAGGGCCAGAAGCCCCAGCTCCAAAAGCAAAAAGGACACATTGTTGACTCCTCCTTTCAAATTATGCTATACTAATTGTAGCACATTATGAGAGCCTAATTCAAGTCGAAATTTTCCAGCAAGGAGGTGGATTTTATGAAAGTGAAGGATCCCGTCTGTGGAATGAAGATCGAAAGGGAAGAGGCAGCAGAAAAGATCGAGTACATGGGGAAAGAGTACTACTTCTGTTCTCACGAGTGTGCTGAAAAGTTTAAAGACAATCCAGAACAGTATGCACACCAGGAAAAGTCACATGGTCACGGATGTTGTCATTGAAAGATTAAAAAAAGGCGCCGTTCGGCGCCTTTTATTCGTTCAGGATATTTTCTATCTCTTTCATCACATCTTCTGTGAGTTTCTCTTTTATCTCTACTGCCTTCAAATTCTCTTCCAACTGCTCTGGTTTACTCACTCCAAGAATCACACTGCTCACGTTTTTGTTCTTAAGGATCCACGCGATAGCGAGTTGCGGAAGGCTGGCGCCAAGTTGATCTGCTATCTTTTGAAGTTTTCTGAGTTTTTCAAATGTCTTCTCGTTGAGAAGCCCACCTTCTTCCAGCCACTTTCTCACCTGCGGGAACGTGGCAAGTCTCGATCCTTCCGGGATACCGTTGTTGTACTTTCCAGAAAGAAGCCCTGAAGCGAGAGGAGAGTAAGTGGTGAGACCCATGCCGTACTTTTCATAGAGAGGGGCGTACTCTTTTTCCACACGCTCTCTCACAAACATGTTGTACTGTGGTTGTTCCACGATGGGTGGCATGACACCCAGTTCTTTACAGACTCTGTGAGCTTCCTCTATCTCCCTTGCACTCCACTCAGATGTTCCCCAATAGAGCGCAAGACCTTCTTTCAAGATGTAATCCATGGCAAAGACGACTTCTTCCATGGGAACGTTCGGATCAGGTCTGTGACAATACAGTATGTCAACATAGTCCATCTGGAGTCTCTTCAAAGAATTCCACGTTCCCTCAAGAAGATGTTTCTTCGACAGTCCCAAGTCGTTTGGCCCACTTCCTCCCCAGAAGATCTTCGTGGAGACGACAAGATCTTCCCTTCTGAAATTCTTGAGAATCTTTCCAAGCATAGCTTCTGCTATCCCGCCTGCGTATGCCTCTGCCGTGTCGAAGAAGTTTATTCCACTGTTGAAGGCCTTTTTCACCACTTCAGTGGCCGTATCAAGATCTAGCTGTTTTCCAAAAGTGAGCCACGATCCGAGTGAAAGTTCGCTTATCTTTATACCCCATTTTCCGACTTTCCTATACTCCATACAAAACACCTCCTCACAACAAACTGGAAACAGACACTCTGCTTCCCTGAGATCTCACACATGCTTCTATGAAGGCAAGATCCTTCAGTGCTTCTAGAGGATCCCCCAGATCGTTCTTCTTTTCTCCTGTAATCACACGGTAGAAATCTTCAAATTCTTTTTGATAGCTGTCTTCATGATGAACTTCTATCTCTTTTCCGTTAAGAACTATCTTGTCCCAGAATATCTCCATCCTTCCCTTCGTTCCAGCGATCTCGAATCTATCGTTGCCTTTCAGAGAGTAAGAAACTGTGTAGTTCCCAACCACACCATTTTCGAACTCAAAAATCGACGAAAGAAAGTCCATACCGCCGAGAAGAGGAGAAAGATCCTTTACGATAGCAGAAACCCATTCTACCTCACCCAGGATCAATCTCATCGCCGCAACATGGTGTACTCCACCGTCCGAGAGAAATCCTCCAACGTGTTTTGGATTCCTTCTCCAGTCGGTATGAACGTATTCGTTACTTTCGTCCATACCCACCCAGATCTGCCAATTCATGTAGACCGGCTCTCCCACTTTTCCCTCTTCGATCAACTCTTTTGCTTTCCAGAAAGCAGGAACATGTCTGAAGCTCTCTGCGATATACACAGTTTTATCTGAATTTCCGGCCAGTCTAACAACCCTTTTTCCCGTCTCTACATCGATAGAAATGGGTTTCTCACAGATCACATGAACACCCCTTTGGAGAGCTTTTTCAATGAAAGGAAGATTCAACTCCACGGGAAGTGTGAGATCAACGGCATCGACAAGACCAGAGTCCAGAAGGTCCTCGTAGTTTTCGAAGACTCTGGGATTTCCCACCATTTCTGCAAACTCTTCTGCGTGTTCTTTCGTTCTGCTGGTGACTGCTGTGATTTCAAAAAGGTGAGAAAGCTTCTTCAGAGCAGGAAGATGAAGCGTTCTGGCGGCGATTCCACACCCCACGATACCGAGCCGTACCTTTTCCACAACCATCACCTTCTATCCTCTGATATTTTACCACATTATAATTTGAAAACGTTTCCATTTCAAGGTTCAACGAAAAGATCTATCCATGGTTTTTCAAATGAAAAGACGGTGTAAAAGATAACAGAAAGGACAAACAGAACCGTAACGACGAATCTGAAAGCCGTTCCCGTAGAATACCTCTCCAGTTCTCTTTCGAAGACAACCGCCATGATGGCAGACAGGAAAGTCACAGTGAACGCCCATGCAAGATCAACAGCGAGAGATTCGATGTGTCCAAAGAAAGCAGGGAGCATGTACCAGATCAACACGATGAACCAGGGAAGAAGCGTTGTGGAGAAGATCCGGGGATACCAGAACCTGAACTTCTTTTTCTTCGAGATGAAATATTCGACGATGTTCGTGAAAAGATACGCCCAGAAACCGATTTTCAGATGCTCGAAAACAGATTCATCAACACCACAGAAGGGTCTCAGAAATTCCCATCCGGAAAGTTCGTAACCAAAGTGAAGTACCGCATAGATACCAAGGAAAATCAGAGCCTTCCAGATCATTCTCTCTCCTCCCCAGGAAAAGTTAGTACAATTCTAACAAAAAAAAGGGCGGTAACCCGCCCTCAAAGATATACCGTTGAACTTGTCTTTATTCCTTTAAAAGAATCAAAACGTCACGTGGTCCCAGATCTGCCTTCTCTTCGTATATAGTACCCGTTATCATATCTTTGAATCTTCCCTCCGGAAGATCCACGATCCTTCTTTCACTGGAATGGTTGAAAAGAAAGTAGAACGTTTTTTCATCCTTGATCTTCTTCACCACTTCCACATCATCTGCTGGTGTGATGTCTGCCTTCAAACCATGCTCTTTCTCTATGAACTTCACGAGGTCCCATA
Coding sequences:
- a CDS encoding PLB family transporter gives rise to the protein MCPFCFWSWGFWPWNWGGGVIMMIFWAVILVVLFAFLFRWLGGERHEKTEGRTSSRRALEILKERFARGEITEEEYERMKRRIQDE
- a CDS encoding carboxymuconolactone decarboxylase family protein translates to MSEFERWRKEFPEVSGAVVRMRNKAFADGSIPAKYKVLTALAIAVVEKCKPCAQGYYQKAIEMGATKDEIKEILEVAITMGACIAETWAREVWQDGRSEDNGRSCCEE
- a CDS encoding Gfo/Idh/MocA family protein produces the protein MEKVRLGIVGCGIAARTLHLPALKKLSHLFEITAVTSRTKEHAEEFAEMVGNPRVFENYEDLLDSGLVDAVDLTLPVELNLPFIEKALQRGVHVICEKPISIDVETGKRVVRLAGNSDKTVYIAESFRHVPAFWKAKELIEEGKVGEPVYMNWQIWVGMDESNEYVHTDWRRNPKHVGGFLSDGGVHHVAAMRLILGEVEWVSAIVKDLSPLLGGMDFLSSIFEFENGVVGNYTVSYSLKGNDRFEIAGTKGRMEIFWDKIVLNGKEIEVHHEDSYQKEFEDFYRVITGEKKNDLGDPLEALKDLAFIEACVRSQGSRVSVSSLL
- a CDS encoding DUF542 domain-containing protein, with the protein product MIEKIREDTTLKEIMEAHERLERVLRKYGFDTCCAKMESLKDACEKKGLDVEEVLEDLNRVVEEINEEERIIKEIESQF
- a CDS encoding DUF6512 family protein, yielding MIWKALIFLGIYAVLHFGYELSGWEFLRPFCGVDESVFEHLKIGFWAYLFTNIVEYFISKKKKFRFWYPRIFSTTLLPWFIVLIWYMLPAFFGHIESLAVDLAWAFTVTFLSAIMAVVFERELERYSTGTAFRFVVTVLFVLSVIFYTVFSFEKPWIDLFVEP
- a CDS encoding cation-translocating P-type ATPase; its protein translation is MADQRTMEDRAVKNEEIKKTFTVTGMTCATCARTVEKALRKLDGVKFAAVNLATSTGFIVAEREISFEEIRKAVEEVGYGVSTESPEDVERKRYEESKRNLILAWLVTAPLALLMIYHMFVSEVPYFTWIEVFAGAFVTFYVGRGMIRGAWIALTHKHTNMDTLIFFGAVTSWVTAVLDSAGLPVMSFGAIGAMIVAFHITGRFIESYLRDRASKEIKALLKLQAKEARVITDEGEVMMPIEAVKEGFIVLVKPGERIPVDGVIVEGQSSIDESVVTGESIPVLKRENDEVIGGSLNVSSPIKIKVTKVGEDTFLSQMIKLIQEAQGSKVPIQALADRITMWFVPTIIALAIASALVWYFNYERFLPFVEKAREIFPWIIQTSDPLTFSIFVFVATIVIACPCALGLATPMALVTGTGLAAKKGLLIRNAEAIQTSKDIGVVLTDKTGTLTEGSPKVVNHNLSDELVRIVASVERNSNHPLAKAISELSQDVIEIENVEEIPGEGVRALYKGEEYFVGKPLDYSRYESLLEEGKTVVEVRRNGEVVGFLAIEDPIREDSPEAVRRLKGMGIEPVMITGDNEKTARAVARRLGIERFHAGVKPSEKLDLVRSYQAQEKKVAMVGDGMNDAAALKGADVGIAIGSGTDLAIDSADIIITKGGISKVVDAIEVSRKTFRIIKQNLFWAFFYNVIAIPMAMMGLLHPVIAELAMAFSSITVTLNSMRVRE
- a CDS encoding ThuA domain-containing protein is translated as MQIFAFLGDKYHDHDLFLETLKSVLNENIYDLSPDGFSEIKKLPDLLVIGRWNLVDDEKTWLGEEEVGLLEEYIKAGGKLFVWHSGLARFPESYNRLVGGRFIHHPPQKRVKYYGEGIEFELIDEHYFVDLYSDVKIFLWSESKNGVSIAGWTRRFHEGKILALTPAHGEGLRDETFRNFLRNTLSSFIVQTSW
- a CDS encoding aldo/keto reductase, which encodes MEYRKVGKWGIKISELSLGSWLTFGKQLDLDTATEVVKKAFNSGINFFDTAEAYAGGIAEAMLGKILKNFRREDLVVSTKIFWGGSGPNDLGLSKKHLLEGTWNSLKRLQMDYVDILYCHRPDPNVPMEEVVFAMDYILKEGLALYWGTSEWSAREIEEAHRVCKELGVMPPIVEQPQYNMFVRERVEKEYAPLYEKYGMGLTTYSPLASGLLSGKYNNGIPEGSRLATFPQVRKWLEEGGLLNEKTFEKLRKLQKIADQLGASLPQLAIAWILKNKNVSSVILGVSKPEQLEENLKAVEIKEKLTEDVMKEIENILNE
- a CDS encoding C4-dicarboxylate TRAP transporter substrate-binding protein; this encodes MVSRKILLAVILGVFLVSAVFGARWTLRFGHVLAPGEPYHQAFLKWAKAVEEKTNGDVRIEVFPSSQLGVEEDIIEQIRMGAPVGWNTDSARLGMYVKDIGVMNLAYFIDFMGAKTPEEAIEILKKIKQSPTMQKWLKELEQRFNIKVLSFYWVQGYRHFVTNKPIRNPEDLQGLRIRTPGAPAWQESIRALGAVPVAINFGEIYTAVQTKTVDGVELTYANVYNGGLYEVLKYMSETGHFLLINFEIVSADWFNSLPPEYQKIVEEEMDKAGIEVSLKIMKELEEDFKQKCIEKGMTVIPASEIDKEAFIERAKQAYKNLGLENALNQLMKEVKGE
- a CDS encoding heavy-metal-associated domain-containing protein, with protein sequence MKYVLYVPDISCNHCKMRISKALDELGVKNYEVSVEEKKVVVETEDLNNVLKKLEEIDYPVESYQEV
- a CDS encoding class I SAM-dependent methyltransferase, coding for MSVEKKYDRFAALYDRFEGFIEKKFFSRFREELFKRVEGKRILEVGIGTGKNVPYYPDDVDVVGVDVSEGMLRVCQERLKKFPEKKVKLLRADVQNLPFSDGEFDCVVSTFVFCTVPDPMKGLKEVHRVLKPSGRAVFLEHMRSRKWYVNAMLFVMHIFTKSLLGTSMLRKTVDNIKKAGFMIEEEKHLLGDVVRLITARKGGEESD
- a CDS encoding YHS domain-containing protein; the encoded protein is MKVKDPVCGMKIEREEAAEKIEYMGKEYYFCSHECAEKFKDNPEQYAHQEKSHGHGCCH